From Erigeron canadensis isolate Cc75 chromosome 8, C_canadensis_v1, whole genome shotgun sequence, one genomic window encodes:
- the LOC122579970 gene encoding uncharacterized protein LOC122579970: MGPLSGHLTWTKEDDFKLRKAAETGMSFESLARGDVQFSRKFNHKDFQDRWLAILYDPAVSAESSARMLEFEHSDSAPVVKTDFLGNTEENIPASGKRKPESIRKRYYAMRKKMRDHPLTPPSVLPATDVGEPLQSDEPDGFLTYEVAHTADIYLDDNQETLHHEHQNYIVGEESDEFQEIYDMLEDVEPELPAIDDQPCIESPNEYSIIGRDQNSPTGCSGGAELESQLFGYATTAVTSADILLAELQHNLMDLSTVDDFPVMDADYIERFSSALLDSPNRELQHDYIADEFIHNYHTETKIMEGLLPPTKPSTSGIICTLNTEDPEIPANDDVFLLNLVPSTSNEMKMEASKAPSYRASKSTRVSGAYLNKDFSVSKPISPRKSSFEKSQFLSPIIGSQFRSEKLRDHNIKQEFSSNDGQDQRQIRSGFMSRSNLLPASDMAVTIKTEDKTGGKVTFTSPTRLNGMAFNHDIHPMVGNNDTHAMVGNSGTHAMVGKNGTHAMVGENGTHAMVGKNGTHAMVCNNDTHAMVGNNDTHAMVGNNGIHAMVGNNGTHTMAGNYGMHSMVGKNDTHAMVGNKDTHAIDGYSDTHAMFCNSDKHAMAVLEEPSHVEILSTELVNPDPIARNLPTLEKPLLSESDDEDDIPNFSDVEAMILDEDPSLDEQNIYLNGIGSSNHLQTFKYENADDQMRIIRLEQAANAIVRRELTSHGAFAVLQGWHMKFYIKKPEVLIGRATEDFKVDIDLGREGRNSRVSRRQAIIRMDHEGSFHMRNLSRYPVFVNCVELTTNKSIRLTSSCLIEIKGMAFLFETNEACIKQYVDSVKNKTLMKDKL, encoded by the exons ATGGGACCTCTTTCCGGCCACCTCACTTGGACTAAAGAAGATGATTTCAAGTTAAGAAAAGCTGCTGAG actGGTATGTCTTTTGAATCGCTGGCTAGAGGAGATGTGCAGTTTTCAAGAAAGTTTAATCATAAAGATTTTCAAGATCGTTGGCTTGCTATACTCTATGATCCAGCTGTTTCTGCTGAGTCATCTGCTCGTATGCTGGAGTTTGAGCATTCTGATTCAGCTCCAGTTGTAAAAACTGATTTTCTAGGCAACACCGAGGAGAATATTCCAGCATCTGGCAAGAGAAAACCCGAGAGTATACGGAAACGCTATTATGCCATGCGAAAGAAGATGCGGGACCATCCGTTGACTCCACCCTCTGTTTTGCCAGCTACAGATGTTGGTGAGCCACTTCAAAGCGACGAGCCTGATGGTTTTTTGACATATGAAGTTGCTCATACTGCTGACATCTATCTTGATGATAATCAGGAGACTCTTCATCACGAGCATCAAAATTACATTGTAGGTGAAGAGTCAGATGAATTTCAAGAAATCTATGACATGCTTGAGGATGTCGAACCAGAACTGCCAGCTATTGATGATCAACCCTGTATTGAATCGCCAAATGAATATTCTATAATTGGAAGAGACCAAAACTCACCAACTGGTTGCTCGGGTGGTGCTGAGCTGGAGAGCCAACTGTTTGGTTACGCTACAACTGCAGTTACTAGCGCTGACATTCTTTTAGCGGAATTACAACATAATCTCATGGACCTCAGTACGGTTGATGACTTTCCTGTCATGGATGCTGATTACATCGAGCGTTTCAGCTCAGCTTTGCTAGATTCTCCGAATAGAGAACTCCAACATGATTACATCGCAGATGAATTCATTCATAATTATCATACAGAAACTAAAATCATGGAGGGCTTATTGCCGCCAACAAAACCGTCTACCTCAGGAATCATCTGCACTTTAAACACCGAGGACCCGGAAATACCTGCCAATGatgatgtttttcttttaaatcttGTTCCGTCTACTTCTAATGAGATGAAAATGGAAGCTTCCAAGGCTCCATCTTACCGAGCATCCAAGTCTACCAGGGTTTCTGGAGCTTATTTGAATAAGGATTTTAGTGTTTCCAAGCCGATAAGTCCAAGAAAGAGTAGCTTTGAAAAATCCCAGTTTCTTTCACCAATCATTGGTTCACAATTTCGATCAGAAAAACTAAGAGATCATAATATTAAGCAGGAGTTTTCTAGCAATGATGGTCAAGATCAAAGGCAAATTCGTTCGGGTTTCATGTCTAGAAGCAATCTTCTTCCTGCTTCTGACATGGCGGTGACTATTAAAACTGAGGATAAAACAGGTGGTAAGGTTACCTTCACAAGTCCTACTAGGTTAAATGGTATGGCTTTCAACCATGACATACATCCCATGGTCGGTAACAATGACACACATGCTATGGTAGGTAACAGCGGCACACATGCTATGGTAGGTAAAAATGGCACACATGCTATGGTAGGTGAAAATGGCACACATGCTATGGTAGGTAAAAATGGCACACATGCTATGGTATGTAACAATGACACGCATGCTATGGTTGGTAACAATGACACGCATGCTATGGTAGGTAACAACGGGATACATGCTATGGTAGGTAACAATGGCACACATACTATGGCAGGTAACTACGGCATGCATTCTATGGTTGGTAAAAATGACACGCATGCTATGGTTGGTAACAAGGATACACATGCTATCGATGGTTACAGTGACACACATGCCATGTTTTGTAATAGTGACAAACATGCCATGGCGGTTCTTGAAGAACCGTCACATGTTGAAATACTCTCGACAGAATTGGTTAATCCAGATCCTATTGCCAGAAACTTGCCAACACTTGAGAAACCACTTTTATCTGAAagtgatgatgaggatgatatACCTAACTTTTCAGATGTCGAAGCAATG ATACTTGATGAGGATCCAAGTCTAgatgaacaaaatatatatttgaatggaATTGGGAGTTCCAACCATCTACAGA CCTTTAAATACGAGAATGCCGACGATCAAATGAGAATCATTAGGTTGGAACAAGCTGCTAATGCTATTGTGAGAAGAGAACTGACATCACATGGAGCTTTTGCTGTTTTACAAGGGTGGCATATGAAGTTTTACATTAAGAAACCAGAG GTATTAATTGGAAGGGCAACAGAGGATTTTAAAGTTGACATTGACTTGGGAAGAGAAGGTCGAAATAGTAGAGTATCTCGACGGCAG GCAATTATAAGAATGGATCATGAGGGCTCCTTTCATATGAGAAACCTTAGCAGATATCCAGTTTTTGTAAATTGCGTGGAACTAACAACCAATAAGAGTATTAGGTTGACTTCAAGTTGTTTAATTGAG ATAAAGGGAATGGCTTTTCTGTTCGAGACAAATGAAGCATGTATAAAGCAGTATGTTGATAGTGTCAAAAACAAAACCCTTATGAAGGACAAATTGTGA